One genomic window of Paenibacillus xylanilyticus includes the following:
- the pheT gene encoding phenylalanine--tRNA ligase subunit beta yields the protein MRVSTDWLSDYIALEGVTPQELAEKITRAGIEIDVVENRNQGVNKVVVGYVKSKEKHPDADKLNVCIIDAGQEEDLQIVCGAKNVDAGQKVAVALVGAKLPGGLDIKKAKLRGVVSLGMICSAKELGMNDKLLPKDQQEGILVLPEQTEIGTPISQVLGLDDHVLELDLTPNRSDCLSMRGAAYEVGAILGREVKLPNPKEQLVEVGDAAADHISVEITAQEQCSHYAARYVTGIKLGPSPLWMQNRLMAAGVRPINNIVDITNYVMLEYGQPLHAFDADKLEKGHIEVRMAKEGETIVTLDGQERKLEPHMLLITDGVKPVAIAGVMGGENSEVSEGTVNLLLESAKFDGGTVRKTSRQLGLRSEASMRFEKEVDPGAVITALDRAAELIQRYAEGQVHQGIVEAGAEVAEKVVIQLSLDRLNRYLGTDLSLLEVKTIFARLHFACGDAEQGLLDVEVPTRRGDITRDVDLFEEIARLYGYDNIPTTLIEGPTTPGAYTRSQAMRRTIRGLLAGSGWQEMISYSFVHPDKASLFPALTAGSKAVKLAMPMSEDRSVLRTSVLPQMLDAAVYNMNRKQDSLAVFEVGSVFFTEEERLTKQPHEIPVLSLLLTGNRAAQQWNVGVEKVDFFDLKGALENLFSYVGLEQRIRLVANSPEGFHPGRSASVYLEGKDGGEGKLIGTMGQLHPELQQQYDLNDVYIAEIALEAIYSEADVDIRYRELPRFPAVERDIAVVVSKDIEAGAMLSSIREAAGELLQTVQVFDVFTGSKLGEDKKSVAMALVYRNRERTLTDEEITEVHARVVARLEEQFGAELRK from the coding sequence ATGAGAGTATCGACAGATTGGCTGTCTGATTATATTGCCCTTGAAGGTGTGACGCCACAGGAACTGGCAGAGAAAATTACACGTGCAGGGATCGAAATCGATGTAGTGGAGAACCGCAACCAGGGCGTAAACAAAGTGGTTGTAGGGTATGTGAAGAGCAAGGAGAAGCATCCGGATGCGGACAAATTGAACGTATGCATCATTGACGCCGGTCAGGAAGAGGATCTTCAGATCGTATGTGGTGCGAAAAATGTGGATGCGGGTCAAAAGGTAGCCGTAGCCCTGGTTGGAGCGAAGCTCCCTGGCGGTTTGGATATCAAAAAAGCCAAGCTGCGCGGCGTCGTTTCACTTGGCATGATCTGCTCTGCAAAAGAGCTCGGCATGAACGACAAGCTGCTTCCTAAAGATCAGCAGGAAGGCATTCTTGTTCTGCCGGAGCAAACGGAAATCGGCACACCAATCAGCCAGGTGCTTGGTCTGGACGATCATGTGCTTGAACTGGATCTGACACCAAACCGTTCCGACTGCTTGAGCATGCGTGGTGCAGCTTATGAAGTTGGCGCCATTCTGGGTCGTGAAGTGAAGCTGCCTAATCCCAAGGAACAGCTGGTTGAAGTCGGTGATGCTGCTGCCGATCATATCTCGGTGGAAATCACGGCGCAGGAACAATGCAGTCACTATGCTGCACGTTATGTAACAGGCATCAAACTAGGGCCTTCTCCGCTCTGGATGCAGAACCGTTTGATGGCTGCTGGTGTTCGTCCAATTAACAACATCGTGGATATCACGAACTATGTCATGCTGGAGTACGGTCAACCGCTGCACGCCTTTGATGCAGATAAACTGGAAAAAGGTCATATTGAAGTACGCATGGCTAAGGAAGGCGAAACGATCGTGACCCTGGATGGTCAGGAGCGCAAGCTGGAACCGCATATGCTGCTGATTACCGATGGCGTGAAACCGGTAGCCATTGCGGGTGTTATGGGTGGCGAGAATTCCGAGGTATCGGAAGGCACAGTCAATCTGCTGCTCGAGTCCGCCAAGTTCGACGGCGGAACGGTTCGGAAAACGTCGCGCCAATTGGGGCTGCGTTCCGAAGCTAGCATGCGTTTTGAGAAGGAAGTTGACCCGGGGGCTGTTATCACGGCATTGGACCGTGCGGCTGAATTGATTCAGCGCTATGCTGAAGGCCAAGTGCACCAGGGAATTGTGGAAGCCGGAGCCGAGGTGGCAGAGAAGGTTGTTATCCAGCTGTCACTGGACAGACTGAACCGTTATCTGGGAACCGACCTTTCACTGCTTGAGGTGAAAACCATTTTTGCTCGTCTGCACTTTGCATGCGGCGATGCGGAACAAGGATTGCTTGATGTGGAAGTACCAACGCGCAGAGGCGATATTACCCGCGACGTAGATCTCTTTGAAGAAATTGCCCGTTTGTACGGATACGACAACATTCCAACTACATTAATTGAAGGACCGACAACACCAGGAGCCTACACACGCTCACAGGCAATGCGCCGTACCATTCGTGGACTGCTCGCAGGCAGCGGGTGGCAGGAAATGATTAGCTACTCCTTTGTACATCCGGATAAAGCGTCCTTGTTCCCGGCATTGACTGCAGGAAGCAAGGCTGTGAAGCTGGCTATGCCTATGAGTGAGGATCGCAGCGTGCTTCGCACAAGCGTTCTGCCGCAAATGCTGGATGCAGCAGTGTACAACATGAACCGGAAGCAGGATTCACTTGCTGTATTCGAAGTGGGCAGCGTGTTCTTCACTGAAGAAGAAAGGCTGACGAAGCAGCCGCATGAAATTCCGGTCCTGAGCTTGCTTCTTACAGGTAACCGTGCCGCTCAGCAGTGGAATGTAGGGGTAGAAAAAGTGGACTTCTTCGATCTGAAAGGTGCGCTTGAGAACCTGTTCTCCTATGTTGGATTGGAACAACGCATTCGTCTTGTTGCAAATAGTCCGGAAGGGTTCCATCCGGGACGTTCTGCCTCCGTATATTTGGAAGGCAAGGACGGCGGTGAAGGTAAATTGATCGGTACCATGGGTCAATTGCATCCTGAACTGCAACAACAATATGATCTGAACGATGTGTATATCGCAGAGATTGCTCTTGAGGCAATCTATAGTGAAGCAGACGTAGATATCCGTTACCGTGAGCTTCCGCGTTTCCCGGCTGTTGAACGCGATATTGCCGTAGTCGTAAGTAAAGACATTGAAGCAGGAGCCATGCTCAGCTCGATTCGTGAGGCTGCAGGAGAGCTGCTGCAAACCGTACAGGTATTCGATGTGTTCACAGGCAGCAAACTGGGTGAAGACAAGAAGAGCGTGGCGATGGCGCTTGTGTATCGCAACCGCGAGCGTACGCTGACGGACGAGGAAATCACCGAGGTTCATGCTCGTGTAGTTGCCCGTCTGGAGGAGCAATTCGGAGCAGAATTGCGCAAATAG
- a CDS encoding cytochrome C oxidase subunit II, giving the protein MMKKTMAWLAACMLILVLAACGASKQSAGSDSSGESDAGVTASEELVIKASNYEFDQPEYHLKKGVPVNIVYENVNGNHGILVPELNLQLDTKNNSKVITPDKVGEFEMSCSVFCGSGHSSMISKIIVEE; this is encoded by the coding sequence ATGATGAAAAAGACTATGGCTTGGCTTGCAGCCTGCATGTTAATCCTGGTTCTCGCCGCTTGCGGAGCAAGCAAACAATCAGCAGGTTCGGACAGCAGCGGTGAATCCGATGCAGGCGTAACCGCTAGCGAAGAACTCGTCATTAAAGCGAGCAACTATGAATTTGATCAACCGGAATACCATCTTAAAAAAGGGGTCCCCGTTAACATTGTTTACGAAAACGTCAATGGTAATCATGGCATTCTCGTTCCGGAGCTGAATCTTCAGCTGGACACCAAAAACAACTCTAAAGTTATTACCCCTGACAAGGTTGGAGAATTCGAGATGTCCTGCTCCGTGTTCTGTGGAAGTGGACATAGCAGCATGATCTCCAAAATTATTGTCGAAGAATAA
- a CDS encoding phage holin family protein: MNFLGHVVRFIIAAIVLMVVSWIVPGFAVGGFWSALLLALVIALLGWIIEGVFGKRVTPFGRGIVGFIVSALVIWLGQYIVDHVEVSLLGAILAALVIGIIDLFIPVSTPFEAGRSSKNNN; this comes from the coding sequence TTGAACTTCTTGGGACATGTTGTACGTTTTATCATCGCTGCAATCGTACTGATGGTTGTCAGCTGGATCGTTCCCGGATTTGCTGTAGGTGGTTTCTGGAGCGCTCTGCTGCTCGCTCTGGTTATTGCACTGCTCGGCTGGATCATTGAAGGCGTCTTTGGCAAAAGGGTCACTCCTTTTGGCCGCGGAATTGTCGGCTTCATTGTCAGTGCATTGGTGATTTGGCTTGGTCAATATATTGTTGACCATGTCGAAGTTAGTTTGCTTGGCGCTATTCTTGCTGCGTTGGTGATTGGGATTATCGATTTGTTCATTCCGGTATCCACACCTTTTGAAGCAGGACGAAGCTCCAAGAATAACAACTAA
- a CDS encoding endonuclease MutS2 translates to MDTKILHTLEYRKILNTLQSYAQTTMGKKKAEQLEPISELEEVKRLLQQTDEAFTFDRLKGSPSFGGIVDITASVKRAEIGGTLNPHELLGISNTTLAARRLKRQIAALHEDEKIESLFFISDQLSEQKALEDAIRVCIDDNAEVADSASVTLAQIRRELRGGEARIREKLDSMIRSSTVSKMLQDQLITIRGDRFVIPVKAEYRSYFGGIVHDQSGSGATLFIEPESIVAMNNKLRETRIREEREIEVILQKLTALVSEQGEWLLYDVDLLGSLDFIFAKARHARELKATLPRMNDRGFIKLKKGRHPLIAIENVVPTDIELGNDYTSIIVTGPNTGGKTVTLKTIGLLSLMAMSGLFVPAEDGSQLCVFDAIYADIGDEQSIEQNLSTFSSHMTNIIRILKNMTTKSLVLLDELGAGTDPAEGSALAISILEHMHQTGCRMVATTHYSELKAYAYERKGVINASMEFDVNTLSPTYRLLVGVPGRSNAFAIAERLGLPGYILDYARGEVKEEDQRVEHMIASLEENRLTAEQERENAERLRQDMEKLRSRHQSELEKLEQQRERRIEKAEEDARNIVDKARAEAEKIIADLRQLAMEEGASVKEHKLIAARKQLDEAEPERRKKTVKRTGSAPKTRAIGPGDEVHVYSLNQKGHVVELSGSKEAVVQLGIMKMKVSLDDLELKQSAPEAKPKQKPVTGMKRTRDDNVKSELDLRGTNLEEALMETDRFIDEAFLANLGQIYIIHGKGTGILRSGIQDYLRKHKHIKSYRLGNYGEGGNGVTVAELE, encoded by the coding sequence TTGGACACGAAAATTTTACACACACTGGAATACCGCAAAATTTTAAATACATTGCAAAGCTATGCCCAAACAACCATGGGTAAGAAGAAAGCGGAACAACTGGAACCCATCAGTGAATTGGAAGAAGTAAAACGGTTGCTCCAGCAAACCGATGAAGCCTTCACTTTTGATCGTCTGAAAGGGTCACCTTCTTTTGGAGGGATTGTGGACATCACGGCATCCGTCAAACGGGCCGAAATTGGAGGAACCCTGAATCCACATGAACTTCTCGGGATTTCCAATACAACCTTGGCTGCTCGCCGCTTGAAACGTCAGATTGCAGCTCTTCACGAAGATGAGAAGATTGAGTCCCTGTTCTTTATCAGCGATCAGCTGTCGGAGCAAAAAGCACTGGAAGACGCGATTCGCGTCTGTATTGATGACAATGCAGAAGTGGCGGATAGCGCCAGTGTAACTTTGGCCCAGATCCGGCGTGAACTGCGCGGGGGAGAAGCCAGAATCCGTGAGAAACTGGACTCCATGATCCGTTCCTCCACCGTATCCAAAATGCTTCAGGATCAGCTGATCACCATTCGTGGAGACCGATTCGTTATCCCGGTAAAAGCGGAATACCGCTCATACTTCGGTGGGATCGTACACGATCAGTCCGGTTCAGGAGCCACGCTGTTTATCGAACCAGAGTCTATCGTAGCGATGAACAATAAATTGCGTGAGACCCGAATCCGGGAAGAACGCGAAATTGAAGTGATTTTGCAGAAATTGACAGCACTTGTCAGTGAGCAGGGTGAGTGGCTGTTGTATGATGTCGATTTGCTGGGCTCCCTGGACTTTATCTTCGCCAAAGCACGGCATGCCCGTGAATTAAAAGCCACCTTGCCGCGCATGAATGATCGTGGGTTTATTAAGCTCAAAAAAGGGCGTCACCCGCTGATTGCGATTGAAAATGTGGTGCCGACCGACATTGAACTGGGCAATGACTATACATCCATTATTGTGACAGGGCCGAATACGGGTGGTAAAACCGTAACACTCAAAACCATTGGATTACTAAGCCTCATGGCGATGTCCGGCTTGTTTGTTCCTGCTGAGGATGGTAGTCAGCTCTGTGTATTTGACGCAATATATGCCGATATTGGGGACGAGCAGAGCATTGAGCAGAACCTAAGTACGTTCTCCAGTCATATGACGAACATTATCCGGATTCTGAAAAATATGACTACCAAAAGTCTGGTGCTGCTTGACGAGCTTGGTGCAGGAACGGATCCTGCCGAAGGATCGGCACTGGCAATCTCCATTCTGGAACATATGCATCAGACAGGATGCCGCATGGTCGCGACAACACACTACAGTGAGCTGAAAGCTTATGCTTATGAACGCAAAGGTGTCATTAACGCCAGCATGGAGTTTGATGTGAATACGCTAAGTCCTACCTACCGTTTACTGGTCGGTGTTCCGGGACGAAGCAACGCATTTGCGATCGCTGAGCGCCTTGGTTTGCCAGGATACATTCTAGATTACGCTCGTGGCGAAGTGAAGGAAGAGGATCAGCGTGTGGAACACATGATTGCTTCCCTGGAAGAAAACCGGCTTACAGCCGAGCAGGAACGGGAGAATGCGGAGCGTCTCCGTCAGGATATGGAGAAATTGCGGAGCCGTCACCAATCCGAACTTGAGAAGCTGGAACAGCAGCGTGAGCGCCGGATTGAAAAAGCAGAGGAAGATGCCCGCAACATCGTGGACAAGGCGAGAGCCGAAGCTGAGAAAATTATTGCGGACCTGCGTCAGCTTGCGATGGAGGAAGGCGCATCCGTGAAAGAGCATAAGCTGATTGCTGCCCGCAAACAGCTGGATGAAGCTGAACCGGAGAGACGTAAAAAGACAGTGAAGCGTACGGGATCAGCACCTAAAACCCGGGCGATCGGCCCAGGAGATGAAGTGCACGTATACAGCTTGAACCAAAAAGGGCATGTCGTGGAATTATCGGGCAGCAAAGAAGCAGTAGTACAGCTGGGGATTATGAAAATGAAAGTATCCCTGGATGATCTGGAACTGAAGCAATCTGCACCCGAAGCCAAGCCGAAGCAGAAACCGGTTACTGGCATGAAGCGTACACGTGATGACAACGTGAAGAGTGAACTGGATCTGCGAGGAACCAATCTGGAGGAAGCATTGATGGAGACGGACCGTTTTATCGATGAAGCCTTCCTGGCGAACTTGGGTCAGATCTATATTATTCATGGTAAAGGGACGGGAATTTTGCGTTCCGGTATTCAGGATTATCTGCGTAAGCATAAACATATTAAAAGTTACCGGCTGGGCAATTACGGAGAAGGCGGAAACGGCGTAACGGTTGCAGAATTGGAATAG
- a CDS encoding DUF350 domain-containing protein has protein sequence MVLGFFSVAIMELLVFLACFELVTKYKCWDEIKKGNVAVAMATGGKIFGICNVLRFCIQAKSSVYEAMTWSFVGFALLLIAYFLFEFLTPVFSIDKEIERDNRAVGLISMIISVSLSFVIGASIM, from the coding sequence ATGGTACTCGGTTTTTTCTCGGTAGCCATAATGGAGCTGCTTGTGTTTCTGGCTTGTTTTGAACTTGTAACCAAATACAAATGTTGGGATGAGATCAAGAAGGGCAATGTGGCTGTTGCCATGGCTACCGGGGGCAAGATTTTCGGGATCTGTAATGTGCTTCGATTCTGCATACAGGCCAAATCTTCTGTCTATGAAGCCATGACATGGTCGTTTGTAGGCTTTGCTCTACTGCTTATTGCTTATTTTTTGTTCGAGTTTCTGACACCGGTATTCTCCATTGACAAGGAAATTGAGCGGGATAACCGGGCGGTAGGCTTGATATCCATGATTATTTCTGTCTCGTTGTCATTTGTCATCGGCGCGAGCATCATGTAG
- a CDS encoding MFS transporter: MKISLGRQSILLLGVNGLFVLAGALSGTFLNVYLWKSRPDYAMLGWFTVSQQLALGLTFWLAGKWVKEHNKMSALRLGTALSGIFYMLVLWAGPRAVDWIWPLGILLGCALGLFWIAFNVVYFEVTDRENRDLFNGWVGLLGSMTGIIGPWFSGLIISKMADNSGYRLIFTVSLVIYVIAVVFSFFLKKRKVSGTYRWSEPWQQLSRSGSEWRPLGLGLAAQGVREGVFAFLIALLVYVATEQEYKLGQFSLITSAVALVSYWMAGKWFKPHYRSKGMLTGAIILFLVLLPLIWKVSYGTLLIMGVGSALAMPLYMLPMIAAGFDLMGMSGENVEKRVELVVLRELCLMTGRLAGLAVFIIIVINGPSLRTLTWLIVVLGVFPLVGWFFMRKMLVGTEQGKPSS; this comes from the coding sequence ATGAAGATATCTCTGGGCCGACAATCCATTCTGCTTCTGGGCGTGAATGGATTGTTTGTGTTAGCCGGAGCTTTGTCGGGGACGTTTCTGAATGTATATCTATGGAAGAGTCGTCCGGACTATGCGATGCTGGGATGGTTTACGGTAAGCCAACAGCTTGCACTTGGATTGACATTCTGGTTAGCCGGTAAATGGGTCAAAGAACATAATAAAATGAGTGCGCTGCGTCTAGGCACGGCATTGTCTGGCATTTTTTATATGCTTGTTCTGTGGGCTGGACCAAGAGCGGTAGATTGGATATGGCCACTCGGCATATTGCTTGGATGTGCTCTGGGTCTGTTCTGGATCGCTTTTAATGTGGTGTACTTTGAAGTAACAGACCGGGAGAACCGGGACCTGTTCAATGGATGGGTCGGGTTGTTGGGCTCCATGACAGGAATCATTGGTCCCTGGTTCTCGGGATTGATTATCTCGAAGATGGCGGATAATTCGGGTTATCGGCTCATTTTTACCGTGTCACTTGTGATATACGTGATTGCCGTTGTCTTCAGCTTTTTTTTGAAAAAGAGAAAAGTAAGCGGCACCTACCGCTGGTCGGAACCCTGGCAGCAATTATCAAGATCAGGCAGCGAGTGGAGACCGCTGGGGCTAGGATTGGCTGCTCAAGGTGTAAGGGAGGGTGTATTCGCCTTTCTAATTGCATTGCTCGTTTATGTAGCTACGGAACAGGAGTATAAGCTGGGTCAATTCTCATTAATTACATCCGCCGTAGCTTTGGTCAGTTATTGGATGGCGGGCAAGTGGTTTAAACCACATTATAGATCAAAAGGTATGTTGACGGGGGCAATTATCTTATTTCTCGTTCTTCTGCCTCTCATCTGGAAGGTAAGCTATGGCACGCTTTTAATTATGGGGGTTGGCTCAGCGCTGGCCATGCCGTTATACATGCTCCCCATGATTGCGGCAGGATTCGACTTGATGGGCATGAGCGGCGAAAATGTGGAGAAAAGGGTTGAACTTGTCGTTTTAAGGGAGCTCTGTCTGATGACAGGCCGCCTGGCTGGTCTTGCCGTGTTTATCATTATTGTAATCAATGGCCCTTCGCTTCGTACGTTAACCTGGCTCATCGTGGTTTTGGGAGTTTTCCCATTGGTCGGCTGGTTCTTTATGCGTAAAATGTTAGTAGGGACGGAGCAGGGGAAGCCATCGTCCTGA
- a CDS encoding NAD(P)/FAD-dependent oxidoreductase, with amino-acid sequence MELINGNTFWPTTFTSSYSYPVLEGEISCDCLIIGGGMGGALSAKLLTERGVRTVVIDKREIGHGSSMANTGLLQYSNDKTLTSCINTFGEQRGVRFYELCRTAMKKLEETASSLDLDPWYIPRNSLYCASLEEDVALLEEEYHTLKTHGFDVELWNRDKISANFPFSKPMALYTHGDAEVNPYRLVHGLLQSASKEGAQVYERTEMIHCEYGEEGVLCYTPNGTIRAKQVIFSTGYETQEIKNDRGAYLKSTYAIATKPLKDLSSWYNHSMIWETARPYLYMRTTPDGRIIAGGLDEEIPREDQRAIRAEHRGEDLLKKVSSYFPLPDLEIDYAWEAVFGSTHDGLPLIGPHPEYPNCYFIEGYGGNGTVYSMIAASLIADVITGSHNEDMELFSLTRTTKPSPV; translated from the coding sequence ATGGAACTTATTAATGGCAATACATTCTGGCCAACTACATTCACATCCTCATACAGTTATCCTGTTCTAGAAGGCGAGATCTCCTGTGACTGTCTCATTATCGGTGGTGGTATGGGAGGAGCATTGTCCGCCAAACTATTAACCGAGAGAGGTGTGCGTACAGTCGTTATTGATAAAAGAGAAATCGGTCATGGGAGCAGTATGGCAAACACCGGACTACTTCAATATTCCAACGACAAAACGCTTACCTCCTGTATCAATACCTTTGGTGAACAACGTGGGGTACGCTTTTATGAACTGTGCCGTACTGCCATGAAGAAATTAGAAGAGACGGCTTCGAGTCTAGATCTTGATCCATGGTATATTCCTCGTAACAGTTTGTACTGTGCAAGCCTTGAAGAAGATGTCGCTCTTCTGGAAGAAGAATACCATACGCTCAAAACCCATGGCTTCGATGTTGAGCTGTGGAACCGGGACAAAATTAGTGCGAACTTCCCATTCAGCAAACCGATGGCACTGTATACCCATGGAGATGCCGAAGTTAACCCTTATAGGCTGGTACACGGCCTGCTGCAGTCTGCTTCAAAAGAAGGAGCCCAAGTGTATGAACGGACGGAGATGATCCATTGTGAATATGGTGAAGAAGGCGTCCTCTGTTACACTCCGAACGGGACAATTCGTGCCAAGCAGGTTATCTTCTCTACCGGTTACGAGACTCAGGAGATCAAAAATGACCGTGGCGCTTATCTGAAGAGCACCTATGCAATTGCAACCAAGCCACTGAAAGATCTTAGCAGCTGGTACAATCACAGCATGATATGGGAAACAGCTCGTCCATATTTATACATGCGCACCACCCCGGATGGCAGAATTATTGCGGGAGGTCTCGATGAGGAAATTCCGCGAGAAGACCAGCGTGCGATTCGGGCCGAGCATAGAGGTGAGGATTTACTTAAAAAGGTATCTAGCTATTTCCCACTTCCGGATCTGGAAATAGACTATGCCTGGGAAGCGGTATTCGGCAGCACCCATGATGGACTTCCGCTGATTGGTCCTCATCCTGAATACCCGAACTGTTACTTTATCGAAGGATATGGGGGCAACGGGACCGTATATAGCATGATTGCTGCATCTCTTATTGCGGATGTGATTACTGGGAGCCATAACGAAGACATGGAACTGTTCTCTCTGACCAGAACCACTAAACCTTCCCCCGTGTAA
- a CDS encoding spore coat protein produces MYSQSLSSGGNFMQEQDLLKSILADLRRTSREYTTATTESSCPVTRRMFTDLTNDTLRLQGELFNLMQQNNMYSASSKASRSELDKSIQSAQQTQQKCHQFIQEKNTLSSPYSQAPNVPQHQPNYGNPYYM; encoded by the coding sequence GTGTACTCTCAATCTTTGTCATCTGGTGGAAATTTTATGCAGGAGCAGGATCTGCTGAAGTCGATTCTTGCAGATTTAAGACGAACTTCCCGTGAATATACTACAGCAACGACTGAATCTTCCTGCCCTGTTACCCGCAGAATGTTTACAGATCTGACGAACGATACCCTTAGATTGCAAGGAGAGCTGTTTAACCTGATGCAGCAGAACAACATGTATTCTGCTTCTTCCAAAGCCTCTCGGAGCGAGCTGGACAAATCGATCCAATCTGCACAACAAACGCAGCAGAAATGTCATCAGTTCATTCAGGAAAAGAATACCCTTTCCAGTCCATATAGCCAGGCGCCTAATGTGCCTCAGCATCAACCGAATTACGGTAACCCTTATTACATGTAA
- a CDS encoding Lrp/AsnC family transcriptional regulator codes for MKDLNDLQLKVLDLLKEDARRTPALLSTLLGESEDKIKNAVAQLEQDHVIVKYATVVNWSKIDDEKVTALIEVQITPERGRGFEGIAERIYLYPQVKSVYLMSGAYDLLVEVEGGNLREVANFVSEKLSPIDSVLSTKTNFILKKYKQDGIIFEDHQEDNRLMISP; via the coding sequence ATGAAAGATTTGAACGATCTGCAATTAAAAGTTCTGGATCTGCTGAAGGAAGACGCAAGAAGGACTCCGGCGCTGCTGTCTACACTGCTTGGGGAGTCTGAAGACAAGATCAAGAACGCTGTGGCCCAGCTCGAACAGGACCACGTTATTGTAAAGTATGCCACGGTGGTTAACTGGAGCAAAATCGACGATGAGAAAGTGACAGCCCTGATTGAAGTACAGATCACACCGGAACGCGGTCGTGGTTTTGAGGGTATCGCCGAACGCATTTATTTGTATCCACAAGTGAAATCCGTCTATCTCATGTCAGGTGCATACGATCTGCTCGTAGAAGTAGAAGGTGGCAACCTGCGTGAAGTCGCTAACTTTGTATCAGAGAAGCTGTCTCCAATTGATTCTGTGCTTTCGACCAAAACCAATTTTATTCTTAAAAAATATAAACAGGACGGGATCATTTTTGAAGACCATCAGGAAGATAACCGTCTCATGATCTCGCCGTAA
- a CDS encoding aminotransferase class I/II-fold pyridoxal phosphate-dependent enzyme, producing the protein MIVNEQTTGNNKKMTSYLAPLVQQIPPSGIRKFFDLVGDNKDIITLGVGEPDFVTPWHMREACVYSLERGMTSYTSNAGMPKLREAISHYLDTQFDTKYDPKDEIIVTVGGSEAIDLALRALIVPGDEILIPEPSYVAYSPIASIGGGVPVGVETYAKDQFKLTAESLEASITPKSKVVILCYPSNPTGAIMTYEDWLPIAEVIKKHDLIVIADEIYAELTYTQKHVSFASIPDMKERTILVSGFSKAFAMTGWRIGYMCGHPELIAAMLKIHQYTVMCAPAMGQVAALEALTNGLGEKDRMVESYNQRRRLIVQGFRDIGLDCHEPQGAFYAFPSIQSTGLNSDLFAERLLTENKVAAVPGNVFGPQGEGFLRCSYATSVTQLNEALERIGNFVYKLQKEG; encoded by the coding sequence ATGATAGTGAATGAACAGACAACAGGGAACAACAAGAAGATGACCTCGTATCTGGCACCTCTGGTTCAGCAGATACCCCCATCCGGGATTCGGAAGTTTTTCGACCTGGTTGGTGACAACAAGGATATCATTACTCTCGGTGTCGGAGAACCTGACTTTGTAACGCCTTGGCATATGCGTGAAGCTTGCGTATACTCCCTCGAGAGAGGTATGACAAGTTATACATCCAATGCGGGAATGCCCAAATTGAGAGAAGCCATCAGTCATTATCTGGATACTCAATTTGATACCAAGTACGATCCCAAGGATGAAATTATCGTTACGGTTGGCGGTAGTGAGGCGATTGACCTTGCTCTACGTGCATTAATTGTACCAGGAGATGAGATTCTCATTCCGGAGCCTTCGTATGTAGCCTATTCACCAATTGCTTCAATTGGCGGAGGGGTTCCTGTGGGTGTCGAAACGTATGCCAAGGACCAATTCAAATTGACTGCGGAGTCACTGGAAGCATCGATCACACCGAAGTCCAAAGTGGTGATTTTGTGTTATCCAAGCAATCCGACCGGTGCGATTATGACGTACGAAGACTGGTTGCCTATTGCAGAAGTCATCAAAAAGCATGACCTGATCGTCATTGCTGACGAAATCTATGCAGAACTGACGTATACTCAAAAACATGTCAGCTTCGCTTCGATCCCGGATATGAAGGAGCGCACGATTCTTGTGAGCGGCTTCTCCAAAGCTTTTGCCATGACGGGTTGGCGGATTGGTTACATGTGCGGTCATCCGGAACTTATCGCAGCCATGTTGAAAATCCACCAGTATACCGTAATGTGTGCTCCAGCGATGGGACAGGTCGCAGCACTTGAGGCGTTAACGAATGGACTGGGAGAGAAAGACCGCATGGTCGAATCCTATAATCAGCGCAGACGTCTTATCGTACAGGGATTCCGTGACATCGGCCTGGATTGCCATGAACCTCAGGGAGCCTTCTATGCATTCCCGAGTATTCAAAGTACGGGCCTGAACTCTGATCTTTTTGCCGAACGTCTCCTGACCGAAAATAAAGTTGCTGCTGTTCCTGGTAACGTGTTTGGCCCACAGGGAGAAGGCTTCTTGCGCTGTTCTTACGCCACTTCAGTGACCCAATTGAATGAAGCTTTGGAACGAATCGGAAATTTTGTTTACAAACTGCAAAAAGAGGGTTAA